One stretch of Chitinophaga pendula DNA includes these proteins:
- a CDS encoding acyl-CoA thioesterase yields MMNAITPALKFRTRRWVKPEDLNPNQTLFGGSLLKWIDEEAVIYAIIQLKNPHVVTKLISEINFISAPRLGDIIELGIVATDFGTTSLTLKCEVRNKLTQEAVLTIDKMVFVNLDAHGKPTPHGKTEITIPPATM; encoded by the coding sequence ATGATGAATGCTATAACACCAGCACTGAAATTCCGTACCCGCCGTTGGGTAAAACCCGAAGACCTGAACCCTAACCAAACCCTGTTCGGTGGCAGCCTGCTCAAATGGATCGATGAAGAAGCCGTGATCTATGCGATCATCCAGCTTAAAAATCCACATGTGGTCACCAAGCTGATATCAGAGATCAACTTCATCAGCGCCCCTCGCCTGGGAGATATCATAGAGCTGGGCATCGTAGCCACCGACTTTGGTACTACCTCCCTGACGCTCAAATGTGAAGTGCGTAACAAACTCACGCAGGAAGCCGTACTTACGATCGATAAAATGGTCTTCGTCAACCTCGATGCCCATGGCAAACCTACGCCACATGGTAAGACTGAGATCACCATTCCACCGGCAACGATGTAA
- a CDS encoding SAM hydrolase/SAM-dependent halogenase family protein: MNIHKYVLLLVSLCATLTVRSQQKVVVFQTDFGLKDGAVAAMKGVAFGISSSLSLFDLTHEIPAYNIWEAAYRLEQTAPYWPAGTVFVSVVDPGVGSERKSVVLKTKTGHYFVTPDNGTLTLVARSMGIQELREIDESRNRRQQSAGSYTFHGRDVYAYTAARLAAGVITFEQVGQRMTDTVVSIPFQAPHATKDHIKGNIPILDIQYGNVWTNIDEKTFNSLQCKHGDMLRIRISKGSKLVWQGTVPFVSTFATVPEGKDLAYLNSLMNLSLAINMGNFSEKYRVFSGPEWNVEVSRNK, from the coding sequence ATGAACATCCACAAATACGTACTCCTCCTTGTTAGCCTGTGCGCTACCCTGACAGTAAGATCCCAGCAAAAAGTAGTTGTGTTTCAGACAGATTTTGGTTTGAAAGATGGCGCTGTCGCCGCTATGAAAGGGGTGGCCTTCGGTATATCCTCTTCGCTGTCATTGTTCGATCTCACACACGAGATCCCGGCTTACAATATCTGGGAAGCCGCCTATCGGCTGGAACAAACAGCTCCCTACTGGCCGGCGGGCACCGTCTTCGTGTCCGTAGTGGACCCCGGTGTAGGATCTGAAAGGAAATCAGTCGTGCTTAAGACAAAAACAGGACACTATTTTGTGACCCCGGACAACGGTACACTTACCCTGGTAGCCAGATCAATGGGCATCCAGGAACTGCGGGAGATAGATGAATCCCGCAACCGCCGTCAGCAGTCTGCCGGCTCATATACCTTCCATGGCAGGGACGTATACGCCTATACAGCTGCCAGGCTCGCCGCCGGTGTCATTACCTTCGAACAGGTAGGACAACGAATGACCGATACCGTTGTGTCTATCCCATTTCAGGCACCCCACGCAACAAAAGACCATATTAAAGGGAACATACCCATCCTTGATATCCAGTATGGTAACGTATGGACCAACATCGATGAAAAAACTTTCAATTCGCTCCAATGTAAACACGGTGATATGCTCCGCATCCGTATATCCAAAGGGAGTAAGTTGGTATGGCAGGGGACCGTCCCATTCGTAAGTACATTTGCTACCGTACCGGAAGGGAAAGACCTCGCTTACCTCAATAGCTTAATGAACCTCTCACTGGCAATAAATATGGGTAACTTCTCCGAAAAATACAGGGTCTTCAGCGGCCCGGAGTGGAATGTGGAAGTATCCCGCAATAAATAA
- a CDS encoding MBL fold metallo-hydrolase, translating to MKLQLWRHATVLLQINDLRILVDPYLADKDVFPPIPNTGNTNRNPGTALPFSDEVLQEQLGQLDAVIVTHLHPDHWDTAAQERVPKHLPLFCQPEDEQTLISQGFQQVIPVSQELSWQGIRITRTSGQHGKGEIGKLMAPVSGFVLDNGEDKLYIAGDTIWCEEVAAALADLRPQFVVVNAGAAAFIQGGAITMTADDVKEVIEAAGVQKTVAVHMDTVNHCFLLRKDLKAYLQENGLTGKCLVPEDGEWLSL from the coding sequence ATGAAACTACAATTATGGCGGCATGCTACCGTATTGCTGCAAATTAACGATCTGCGCATACTGGTAGATCCTTATCTCGCAGATAAAGATGTTTTCCCACCCATCCCCAACACTGGCAACACCAACCGTAATCCGGGCACGGCACTCCCATTCTCTGATGAAGTATTGCAAGAGCAACTTGGGCAGCTGGATGCTGTCATCGTCACCCATCTCCATCCCGATCACTGGGATACAGCTGCCCAGGAACGGGTACCTAAACACCTGCCTTTGTTCTGCCAGCCAGAAGATGAACAGACACTCATCAGCCAGGGTTTCCAACAGGTCATCCCGGTATCGCAGGAGCTGAGTTGGCAGGGTATTCGTATCACCCGCACCAGCGGACAACATGGAAAAGGAGAGATCGGTAAACTGATGGCGCCCGTATCTGGTTTTGTTCTTGACAATGGTGAGGACAAGTTATATATCGCCGGCGATACCATCTGGTGCGAAGAAGTAGCCGCCGCCCTGGCAGACCTGCGCCCACAGTTCGTAGTGGTTAATGCAGGCGCTGCAGCATTTATCCAGGGTGGTGCCATTACTATGACCGCCGACGATGTGAAAGAAGTAATTGAAGCAGCAGGCGTACAGAAAACGGTAGCTGTACATATGGATACCGTCAATCACTGCTTCCTGCTCAGAAAAGACCTGAAAGCCTATCTGCAGGAAAACGGACTAACCGGAAAATGCCTGGTGCCCGAAGATGGAGAATGGCTTAGTCTATAG
- a CDS encoding arginase family protein, protein MQIKEKFLIAAPVNVGLKAPIPGVAPGVRQLPAALAAHDFNRLSGIRQSMTVAAPPYNMQLDRESGVLNADAVAAYSLLLAEKVGTVIEEGYLPVVIGGDCSILLGNTLALKRRGRYGLFFMDGHTDYALPVHSASKAAAGIDLALVTGNGPAKLANIDNAGPYIQEEHVFSFGNRDFDPTYVAFIRESGIYYYDLPAVRAAGILPVTAGFLQMVSEQELDGFWIHLDVDVLDDAVMPCVDSREEGGLTYTELAETLQPLLASPLCAGIEITILDPTLDTDGQVVRTFVDEMSTLLRAATPID, encoded by the coding sequence ATGCAAATAAAAGAGAAATTCCTTATTGCTGCCCCTGTTAATGTGGGATTGAAAGCTCCTATCCCCGGTGTAGCACCTGGTGTAAGACAACTACCCGCGGCATTAGCGGCGCACGACTTTAACCGCTTGTCCGGTATCCGTCAAAGTATGACGGTAGCCGCGCCGCCTTACAATATGCAGCTGGATAGGGAAAGCGGGGTCTTAAATGCCGATGCTGTTGCTGCCTATAGCCTGCTATTGGCAGAAAAGGTAGGTACCGTCATAGAGGAAGGTTATCTGCCAGTGGTGATAGGCGGCGACTGTAGTATCCTGTTGGGAAATACGCTAGCGTTAAAGCGCCGGGGGCGCTACGGGCTTTTCTTTATGGACGGACATACAGATTACGCTTTGCCGGTGCATTCTGCATCGAAGGCAGCCGCCGGTATAGACCTTGCGCTCGTTACCGGTAATGGGCCTGCCAAACTGGCTAACATAGACAATGCCGGTCCTTATATACAGGAGGAGCATGTCTTTTCATTTGGCAACCGGGATTTTGATCCTACTTATGTAGCATTCATACGCGAGAGCGGAATCTATTACTATGACCTGCCGGCGGTACGCGCAGCAGGTATTCTTCCAGTGACGGCCGGTTTCTTGCAGATGGTATCGGAGCAGGAGCTGGATGGGTTCTGGATACACCTGGATGTGGACGTACTGGATGATGCGGTGATGCCCTGTGTGGATTCCAGGGAGGAAGGCGGACTTACCTATACGGAATTAGCGGAGACGCTGCAGCCGTTGCTGGCATCTCCGCTATGTGCCGGTATTGAGATCACGATATTAGACCCTACACTTGATACAGACGGACAGGTAGTACGCACTTTTGTAGATGAGATGAGTACCCTGCTACGTGCCGCTACGCCTATAGACTAA
- a CDS encoding efflux RND transporter permease subunit, whose amino-acid sequence MKISAYAVRNYQFTLIIFIMVIVLGITTVFNMPRAEDPDIKSPSFSVVAIYPGTNPHDMEELVVDPLEKEIYAQENIKRIRTSISDGVAVLRVDYVYNSKADEKFQELTRVVNSMRNDLPKENLTLEIKRAQPSDVNVIQVALVSESAPRGKLQYYAEELQKQLERVPPLKNVKVSGIPDRQVRIELELGKLAQMNLPVGNVINSLQNESTNIPGGSVIAGNRSYNIKTSGNYQSLDEISNTVVYANSGRNIFLKDVAKIYYGYDDTKYNTRLNGHRCVFVVAAQKEGANISKTQELYKPVLEQFRKTLPADVDMIQHFDQADNVNRRLGGLGTDFIIAILLVAVTLLPLGFRPALIVMISIPLSLAIGIILLNLFGYSLNQLSIVGLVVALGLLVDDSIVVVENIERWMLEGHSRMEATLKATQQIGMAVVGCTATLIIAFMPLVFLPEGAGDFIRSLPLAVILSVFASMIVSLTVIPFLSSKLLRAHSGHPEGNIFMRALKRGIHGSYARILDKALQRPVLTIAVTIVIFLGSMVLFNMIGFSLFPSSEKPQFLINITTPPQSSLNYTDSIAKHIERELRQEKDIQYFATHNGKGNPRIYYNEIPENERTDYAQLFVQLHPETSPANKLALIERLRAKWTPYPGAKVEVKNFEQGPLVLAPVEVRLFGENLDTLRKLAGRVEQILQRTPGTIYVNNPVSLLKSDIRVAIDKEKAQLLGVPSVNIDRTVRLAVAGLNIGTYSDKNENDYDILLTRNKQQHPTLEVFNNLYVNNLAGKSIPLTQVATLQLETSPLNINHQEKRRVVSVMANIKKGFLTDRVINEVIAQMNKERLPAGYSYEMGGEVESRQDSFGGFMNIIIVTVFLFIAVLVLEFRTFKSTLIVLSVIPLGVVGAAVALWLTGNSLSFVAIIGMIALAGIEVKNTILLVDFTNQLRAEGKSLEEAIREAGEIRFLPIVLTSLTAIGGLIPIAISTNPLISPLAIVLIGGLISSTLLSRIVTPIIYKLIPPKVELKGLDLQPVVAAH is encoded by the coding sequence ATGAAGATATCTGCATATGCAGTCCGCAATTACCAGTTTACACTGATCATTTTCATCATGGTCATCGTGTTGGGCATCACCACTGTCTTTAACATGCCTAGAGCGGAAGATCCGGATATTAAGTCCCCCAGTTTTTCCGTGGTAGCGATCTACCCAGGTACCAACCCGCATGATATGGAGGAGCTGGTAGTGGATCCGCTGGAAAAAGAAATATATGCCCAGGAGAATATCAAACGTATACGTACTTCTATCAGCGATGGCGTAGCTGTATTACGGGTAGACTATGTATACAACAGTAAGGCGGATGAGAAGTTCCAGGAGCTTACGCGGGTAGTCAACAGCATGCGTAATGATCTGCCTAAAGAAAACCTTACGCTGGAGATCAAAAGAGCACAGCCATCGGATGTGAATGTGATACAGGTGGCGTTGGTATCTGAAAGTGCGCCCAGGGGCAAGCTGCAATACTATGCGGAAGAGTTACAGAAGCAGCTGGAGCGGGTGCCACCGTTAAAAAATGTGAAGGTATCCGGTATACCGGACCGGCAGGTAAGAATAGAACTGGAGTTGGGGAAACTGGCCCAGATGAACCTGCCCGTCGGGAACGTCATTAACAGCCTGCAGAATGAGAGTACCAATATTCCCGGAGGTAGTGTAATAGCCGGTAACAGAAGCTATAACATCAAGACCAGCGGCAACTATCAGTCCCTCGATGAGATCAGCAATACGGTAGTGTATGCCAACAGCGGACGGAATATCTTCCTGAAAGACGTTGCCAAGATCTATTACGGTTACGATGATACGAAATATAATACCCGGCTAAATGGACATCGCTGTGTATTTGTGGTGGCTGCTCAGAAGGAAGGCGCTAACATCAGCAAGACGCAGGAGCTCTATAAACCGGTGCTGGAGCAGTTCCGCAAGACGCTGCCTGCAGATGTGGATATGATCCAGCATTTTGACCAGGCGGATAATGTAAACCGCAGGCTGGGAGGATTGGGTACTGACTTTATCATCGCCATCCTGCTGGTAGCCGTTACATTGCTACCATTAGGGTTCCGTCCTGCGCTGATCGTTATGATCTCCATTCCTTTATCACTTGCTATCGGCATCATCTTGCTGAATTTATTCGGCTACAGCCTGAACCAGTTGAGTATAGTAGGCCTGGTGGTAGCATTGGGATTACTGGTGGATGACAGTATCGTAGTGGTAGAAAATATAGAACGTTGGATGCTGGAGGGGCATAGCCGTATGGAAGCGACCTTGAAGGCTACCCAGCAGATAGGTATGGCGGTAGTGGGTTGTACCGCAACGCTGATCATTGCCTTTATGCCATTGGTATTCCTGCCTGAAGGAGCGGGTGATTTCATCCGTAGCCTGCCGCTGGCTGTGATACTGAGTGTGTTTGCTTCTATGATCGTATCACTGACAGTGATACCCTTCCTGTCGAGCAAGTTGTTACGTGCACACAGCGGGCATCCGGAAGGTAATATCTTCATGCGTGCTTTGAAACGGGGGATACACGGCAGCTATGCCCGGATACTCGACAAAGCCCTGCAACGGCCGGTGCTGACGATTGCTGTTACCATAGTGATCTTCCTGGGCTCGATGGTCTTATTCAACATGATCGGTTTCAGTTTATTCCCCTCTTCTGAGAAGCCGCAGTTCCTGATCAATATCACTACACCGCCGCAGTCCAGTCTGAACTATACGGACAGTATCGCCAAACATATTGAGCGGGAGCTACGGCAGGAAAAGGACATACAGTATTTTGCCACACATAACGGTAAGGGTAATCCACGTATTTATTACAACGAGATACCAGAGAATGAGCGGACAGACTATGCGCAGCTTTTCGTGCAATTGCACCCGGAGACCTCTCCTGCCAACAAGCTGGCGCTGATAGAGCGGCTTCGTGCCAAGTGGACGCCTTATCCCGGCGCAAAAGTAGAGGTAAAAAACTTTGAGCAAGGGCCTTTGGTGCTGGCACCGGTAGAAGTACGATTATTCGGAGAGAACCTGGACACTTTGCGTAAGCTGGCAGGTCGTGTAGAGCAGATCTTACAGCGTACTCCCGGTACTATTTACGTGAACAATCCGGTGAGCTTGCTGAAGAGTGATATACGGGTAGCTATTGACAAAGAGAAAGCGCAGCTGCTCGGTGTACCCTCAGTGAATATTGACCGCACGGTGCGGCTGGCAGTAGCGGGATTAAACATCGGTACGTATTCAGACAAGAATGAAAATGATTACGATATCCTGCTGACACGCAACAAGCAGCAGCATCCTACGCTGGAGGTATTTAACAACCTGTACGTGAACAACCTGGCGGGTAAGTCTATTCCGCTGACACAGGTAGCTACCTTACAGCTGGAGACCTCTCCACTGAATATCAATCACCAGGAGAAACGAAGAGTGGTATCTGTGATGGCAAATATCAAAAAGGGATTCCTGACAGACCGGGTGATCAATGAAGTAATCGCACAAATGAACAAGGAGCGCCTGCCGGCGGGATATAGTTATGAAATGGGAGGAGAAGTGGAATCACGACAGGATTCATTCGGCGGCTTTATGAATATCATCATTGTGACCGTGTTCCTGTTCATCGCAGTATTGGTGTTGGAGTTCCGTACTTTCAAGAGTACGCTGATCGTCCTCTCGGTAATACCTTTGGGCGTGGTAGGTGCTGCTGTTGCGCTCTGGCTGACCGGTAATTCCTTATCTTTTGTGGCTATTATCGGTATGATCGCGCTGGCAGGTATAGAAGTAAAAAATACGATCCTGCTGGTAGATTTCACGAACCAGTTGCGGGCGGAAGGTAAATCGCTGGAGGAGGCGATCCGGGAGGCTGGTGAGATCCGGTTCCTGCCAATTGTGCTGACCTCGCTCACAGCTATCGGTGGTCTTATCCCCATCGCTATCTCAACAAATCCGCTGATCTCGCCACTGGCGATCGTGCTGATCGGCGGACTTATCAGCTCGACGTTGCTATCGCGGATAGTAACGCCTATCATTTATAAGCTGATCCCACCGAAAGTAGAATTGAAAGGGCTGGATTTACAGCCGGTAGTGGCCGCACATTAG
- a CDS encoding efflux RND transporter periplasmic adaptor subunit: MKTIHALLILSIPAIGLMSCGAHSATSETTQQKQDVIPVKLLPLGPSSFASSIAVSGQFTTDDEVLLSFKTGGIIQRILVKEGDAIRQGQVVASLNLTEINTQVQQAQLAYEKAQRDHQRSLNLYKDSVATLEQLQNAKTALDLSQQQLNAVLFNRSHSEIRATHNGYVLRKLASEGQVIGAGTPVIQTNGAQSGNWLLRVALSNKDWAAIQLRDSAAVEIESAPGKVFRGEINRKSEGIDPATGAFYADIRLIQAAPASIAFGLFGKAMIYPHAAVINKAVDKWEIPYDALLDGDGSHGYVFVTNDGKRAHKQPVIIAGMEKDRVLISNGLQGVQAVVISGSAYLTDNSPIRVIP; this comes from the coding sequence ATGAAAACAATACATGCTTTACTAATACTCAGCATACCCGCCATCGGGTTAATGTCCTGCGGGGCGCATAGTGCGACCAGCGAGACCACCCAACAAAAGCAGGATGTTATTCCCGTGAAGTTACTGCCATTGGGTCCTTCTTCTTTTGCCAGCAGCATAGCTGTATCCGGGCAGTTCACGACTGATGACGAAGTGCTGTTATCCTTCAAGACCGGCGGTATCATACAGCGTATACTCGTGAAGGAAGGCGATGCGATCAGGCAAGGGCAAGTGGTAGCATCGCTTAACCTGACGGAGATCAATACGCAGGTGCAACAAGCGCAGCTGGCTTATGAGAAAGCACAGCGTGATCACCAGCGTTCTCTGAACCTTTACAAGGACAGTGTGGCTACACTGGAGCAATTGCAGAATGCCAAGACCGCACTGGACCTTTCGCAGCAACAGCTAAACGCAGTACTGTTCAACCGCAGTCATTCTGAGATACGTGCTACGCACAACGGGTATGTATTACGTAAGCTGGCCAGTGAGGGACAAGTGATCGGTGCCGGCACACCGGTGATACAGACGAACGGTGCGCAATCGGGCAACTGGTTGCTGCGTGTAGCCCTGAGTAATAAGGACTGGGCGGCTATCCAGTTACGGGATTCTGCTGCCGTAGAGATCGAATCAGCACCGGGTAAGGTGTTCCGTGGTGAGATAAACCGGAAGTCGGAAGGTATAGATCCTGCTACCGGCGCTTTCTATGCTGACATAAGGCTGATCCAGGCAGCACCGGCTTCTATTGCCTTTGGCTTGTTTGGCAAGGCGATGATCTATCCCCATGCAGCGGTGATCAACAAAGCAGTCGACAAATGGGAGATCCCTTATGACGCTCTGCTGGATGGAGATGGCAGTCATGGTTATGTATTTGTAACCAACGACGGCAAGCGTGCGCACAAACAGCCGGTGATCATCGCCGGCATGGAGAAAGACCGTGTATTGATCAGTAATGGCCTGCAAGGCGTGCAGGCGGTGGTCATCTCCGGGAGTGCTTACCTGACAGACAACAGCCCTATCCGGGTGATTCCATAA